One window from the genome of Nicotiana sylvestris chromosome 9, ASM39365v2, whole genome shotgun sequence encodes:
- the LOC138878565 gene encoding uncharacterized protein: protein MLQTVGILESSGVAFTTFQFTGTAFTWWEAYERHRMAGAAPLTWQEFSTLFLEKWIPQSQREELRRHFEWLRQGDTIVSQYEARFYELARYASWIVPTDRERIKRFVDGLNYHLRILMTRERFLGISFEDAVDIARDIEMARRQEREEREASRSWQF from the coding sequence ATGCTTCAGAcagtagggattcttgagtccaGCGGTGTGgcttttactacatttcagtttACTGGAAcggccttcacttggtgggaggcatatgagcggCATAGGATGGCAGGTGCAGCACCTttgacttggcaggagttctccactctcttcttggagaagtggaTACCGCAGTCTCAgagggaggagctgcgtagacactTTGAGTGGCTTCGCCAGGGAGATACGATCGTGTCTCAGTATGAGGCGAGATTTTATGAGTTGGCTCGTTATGCCTCATGGATAGTTCCGACTGATcgggagaggattaagaggttcgtGGATGGTCTTAATTATCACCTTCGTATTCTAATGACTCGAGAGAGATTTTTGGGTATTTCCTTCGAGGATGCAGTTGATATTGCTCGTGATATTGAGATGGCTCGCCgtcaggagagagaggagagggaggcctcGAGGTCCTGGCAGTTTTAG